The Lewinellaceae bacterium DNA window TAGCAACGGTAAATTCATTCATGTCATCCATCCACCATTGCCCTTCCAGTGGCATGACACCATAATCGATAGCCAGCGGGCCTTTCTTCACGGCAAACTTCAAGGTGTAGGCAACCGAGTAAAGCGCTTCAATCGCCTGGATGTACTCCGGTGAGGTGTTCGGATTACCCTGGCCATAAACAATAAGGTAAGGCAGATCGGGAACTTCAACGATTTCAAATTTGCCCTTGCCCGGTGCATAGAATTCTGCATACTTTTTCTTGAGATCGACCTTTTCCATGGGTTCCGTAATTTTAATGCCCTAATTCGTACTAAGGTAGCCTGCTAAATGCGGAATTCACAGGTATGGAGGTCATGCTACAGAATGATAAGCACCGATAAATCTTCTGTGTCACACACCTTGACCCCTTATCTCTAAACTTACACCCGGATTGTTTTGGCCATTTCCAGGCCTTTCATTTAATTTTAAGAAAAAACATGGCGCGAGTAAGCACTTATCTCAATTTCCCCAATCAAACCGAAGCAGCATTCTTATTTTATAGATCCGTTTTTAACACCGGTTTTGGTGGACAGGGCATCATGCGCTTTGGCGAAATGCCTGCACCGGAAGGCACACCACCGATGAGTGATGCGGTCAAAAAACTGGTGATACACGTGGAATTGCCCATTCTGGGCGGGCATGTCCTGATGGGAACCGACGCACCACCTGAAATGGGATTCGCACTGACCGCCGGCGACAATGTCCATATCAACCTGGAACCCGATACCCGCGCAGAGACACAACGACTGTTTGATGCACTTGCCGAGGGGGGTAAGGTTTCGCAGCAACTCAGTGAACAGTTCTGGGGTGGATTCTTTGGGAGCCTGCAGGATAAGTTTGGCATCCACTGGATGTTTAACTGTAATGCCAGGGAATAAATAACGGTCACTGCGACCGGACAGGCTCTGTTAATCGATGGTTCACCGCTACTGATCGAACATCCTGACGGTAAGCAAGCGCACAGACAGGAAGATTCGTATTTTAGTGGAAAATCAAAACCACAAACCATGGGAATACTAACAGTCCTCATCATTGTAGCCGTTATCATCGTCTTTTATGCCGTAGGCTTGTACAATAAATTTGTCCGCAAACGCAGCATGATGGAAGAAGGCTGGAGCGGGATCGACGTCCAGTTGAAGAAAAGACATGACCTGATCCCGAATCTGGTTGAAACGGTAAAGGGATATGCCAAGCACGAGCAAGGCACACTTGAAAAAGTCATCCAGGCCCGTAACAGCGCATTAAAAGCAGAAGGCGTCAAAGCACAGACACAGGCGGAAAATCAACTGAATTCTGCATTAGCGAACGTATTCGCACTCAGCGAATCGTACCCGGACCTGAAAGCCAACACCACCTTTATCCAGCTCCAGCAGGAGCTGTCCAATGTGGAAAACGACCTGGAAAAGGCAAGACGTTATTACAATGCCACCGTGCGTGAAAACAACATCATGGTTGAGTCATTTCCCAGCAACCTGATCGCCAATACGTTCAATTTCCGTCAGGGTGAATTCTTCGAGATTGAAGAACCCAGCGAAAGAGCAACACCACAGGTGAAGTTCTAATGATCGCTGCCAGCGTTTGAATACTTATAGGTATTGAGGGACACATAACCCCTCACCAAAACAATTGCAATGGAAGGCTTTCCAATGTCCCGGAGATTATTTTCCCGCCAATGGCCACGGATGGTCACAGCTGTATTATTGGTCCTGTCAGGCTTGTCATCTGTCTTCAGCCAAACGGAAAAAATCTTTAGCTACGATGTTCAGATAGACATTCATACCGACCGGTCTATTGTAGTAACAGAATATATCGATGTCTATGTCAATGGGGATAAGATCCAGCGAGGGATCACAAGAAGTTTGCCGCCCAGGCGTAATCTGAATGGGCATTCCATGCGGATGCACTACAAAATCCTCAAAGTCGAGAAGGATCATCAACCCGAACCTTACCATACCAGTTCCGGAGAGAATGGCCTGATGCTTTACCTCGGTCAGCAGGATGTCTTCCTGGACCCGGGCCGGTACCTCTATATGATCCAGTACGAAGTAGACGATCAGATCGGTTTCTTTGAAGATTACGATGAGCTGTACTGGAATGCCGTGGGTAATGACGTGGAATTCCCGGTGGAACAGGCATCCTGCCGCATCTACTTACCGCAGGGTACCAATATGATCCAGCAAGCAGCCTACACCGGCGGATATGGGATCCAGCAGCAGGATTATACTTTCAACGATGATGGCACTGCATTGGATTTCCGGTTAACCCGCGGTCTAAACCCTACTGAAGGTTTTACCGTTGCCGTTGGGTTTACCAAAGGGATTGTAGATCAACCCGGCATTCTAAACCGGATCGGGACCCTTTTACTGATCATTCTGGGTTCAATTTTCCTGTTACCCTATTATGTGTACACCTGGTGGAAGTACGGGCAAGATCCACCAACGCCGGCTTCCTATCCGCTCTGGGATTCGCCGAATAAGCTGTCAGCTGCATCTGTGGGATACATTCGTAAGGAAAAGCATGACAGCAAGAGCTTCACCGCCTCTGTCATTCATCTTGCTGTGAAAGGGTATCTAAGGATCGAAGAAGTGGAGGAATCGGGATTCTTCTCGAAGTCAAAGCATTTTGACCTGATAAAAATCAAAAATGACGATGGCTCCCTGCCCGGTGAGGAAGCGACCATTTTACGCGATTTATTTGCCTTAGAGGACCGGGTGAGCATCCGGAAAAAATACAACCCCATCGTGGAAGAAACCTTCCAGAGTCACCGGGGATCATTGGTAGCACAACACCGTACATTTATCCGGGAAGGGAACAATCTTAAATTCCTGGCCATCCCAATCCTGTCAACGATTGGTATATTCGGATTGGGCATCATCCTGCTGATTAACAGCGCCTATGCAACACCTGCCAATATCACCGCTCTGGTGGCATTTGGGATCATCTCATTCATCGCGCTTTTAGTCTATGGTTATCTGATC harbors:
- a CDS encoding LemA family protein, which encodes MGILTVLIIVAVIIVFYAVGLYNKFVRKRSMMEEGWSGIDVQLKKRHDLIPNLVETVKGYAKHEQGTLEKVIQARNSALKAEGVKAQTQAENQLNSALANVFALSESYPDLKANTTFIQLQQELSNVENDLEKARRYYNATVRENNIMVESFPSNLIANTFNFRQGEFFEIEEPSERATPQVKF
- a CDS encoding DUF2207 domain-containing protein: MEGFPMSRRLFSRQWPRMVTAVLLVLSGLSSVFSQTEKIFSYDVQIDIHTDRSIVVTEYIDVYVNGDKIQRGITRSLPPRRNLNGHSMRMHYKILKVEKDHQPEPYHTSSGENGLMLYLGQQDVFLDPGRYLYMIQYEVDDQIGFFEDYDELYWNAVGNDVEFPVEQASCRIYLPQGTNMIQQAAYTGGYGIQQQDYTFNDDGTALDFRLTRGLNPTEGFTVAVGFTKGIVDQPGILNRIGTLLLIILGSIFLLPYYVYTWWKYGQDPPTPASYPLWDSPNKLSAASVGYIRKEKHDSKSFTASVIHLAVKGYLRIEEVEESGFFSKSKHFDLIKIKNDDGSLPGEEATILRDLFALEDRVSIRKKYNPIVEETFQSHRGSLVAQHRTFIREGNNLKFLAIPILSTIGIFGLGIILLINSAYATPANITALVAFGIISFIALLVYGYLIKKPTPAKLDLQSRIDGFKMYLELAEKDRLALLNPPDMTPDHFEACLPYAFALGVEHSWSEKFKTILEQANYHPQWNNSPSTIYFADHFGQDFSQSVASAATKPSDSGSGSGGGGFSGGGGGGGGVGGW
- a CDS encoding VOC family protein — its product is MARVSTYLNFPNQTEAAFLFYRSVFNTGFGGQGIMRFGEMPAPEGTPPMSDAVKKLVIHVELPILGGHVLMGTDAPPEMGFALTAGDNVHINLEPDTRAETQRLFDALAEGGKVSQQLSEQFWGGFFGSLQDKFGIHWMFNCNARE